GGTGCTTCGCTTTTGGAGATATAAAGCGAAGCACCTTTTTATCTTATTTTATTTCCAGCCGTCGGGAAGATAGTTTATGGTGTTGGCGATCATGTCGTTTACCAGGGTTTTTACTTCTTCCTCGGATGCGCGTCCTTTTACAAGGGGATCGGCAAGGAAGGCCTCGCAGACGAGGCTGCGGTCGTATGTAAGGGCGGCTTTTAGGATTCTCTCATGATTTTCTACATGAGGGGTGATTAAGGCCTTTACCTGCTCCGGGATGGCTCCGGCGACGATGGGCTGGATGCTGTCTAAACTGAATACGGCATTGGTCTCTACCACGGCGTCGTCTGGGAGATTGGCAATCTGCAGCGCAGTATTCGGGATATTGACGTTGC
The window above is part of the Anaerotignum faecicola genome. Proteins encoded here:
- a CDS encoding alpha-glucosidase/alpha-galactosidase; translated protein: NVNIPNTALQIANLPDDAVVETNAVFSLDSIQPIVAGAIPEQVKALITPHVENHERILKAALTYDRSLVCEAFLADPLVKGRASEEEVKTLVNDMIANTINYLPDGWK